The DNA sequence GTGACGATTCCGCCGATGATGATTATCGGCGCAAGTAGACCGGTTATGGATTGAGTTAATATATTCTTGGCCTGCGATCTTTCTTCGCCGCTCGAGACTGGGGCGCCATATCTGAAGGAATAAAAGTAATTCATGACCGCATAAGCCAAACCCAAGAGTAACCCCGGAACGATGCCGGCAGCAAATAAGCCGCCGATGGACGTGTTGGTCATGGAGGCGTAAATGATCATGAAGATCGAAGGAGGTATTATGGGGCCTATGAGAGAGCTTGCGGCGGTAAGGCCTGCAGCGTAACCTTGGTTGTAGCCTTCCTTTTTCATGGCCGGAATCAAGATCGAAGAGAGGGCAGAAGCATCTGCAGCTGCTGACCCGTTTACGCCTGCCAGTATTATGCCTGCAACTATGTTTACGTATCCCAGCCCGCCGCGTATGGAGCCCACCAGAAGCTTGGAAAAGTCTATGAGCTTATCTGTCAGGCCCGATCTGTTCATCAAAGATCCAGCCAGGACGAAAAAGGGGATGGCCATCAGGGTAAAGGAATCCATCCCGCCAAAGAGCTGCTGGCTTACTACGGGAAGAAGTGATGCGTCACCCAATACCGCTATCCCTGCAAAGGCGACCGACAGCAGCGCAAGGTAAAGAGGAAGGCCGATTAACATGAGAAAAAAGAAGAACAGCAGCAAAAGAAGCAGACTCATCTCTCGTCCCCTCCCACGACTTCTTTTCTATAGATGACAAACTCCACGAGCAGTATTCCAAGGCCCACCGGCAGGGAAAGAAGCGGTATGGTTTTGGGGATCTTTAAGCCCATCGTCCTCATGTTCCAGGTTCCAATTGCGTTATGGGCTCCGAAATAAACGATCAGCATCAGCACGATAACGCCTATGATGAACTTAAGCACGTTGAAGATGCGCTGCAGCTTCACGGGAAGCCTGGGCAGGATGAAATCTATGGCCATCATATCTCCTCGAACGTGTGCGCAGCTTGCCCCCACCATGACCATCCATATCAATGTGTATCGCGCCAACTCCTCCGTCCATATAAAGGAAGTGTGAAATAGGTACCTTGAGACGACGCCCATGAGGATGTCACATATATTTAAGGCCAAGAGCGAGCACGAGATGTAAGCGCATGCTCGCTCTATGGCCGCAGACAGCTTAGGCAAAATGTCCTTCGTCATATCCGCTGGATCCTTACTTTACGGCCTCATTTGCGGTCTTCGCGTCTTCCAGCGCCATATTTAGCCACTTTTCGTCCACGGTGGCCTTTAGCCATTCTATGTAAGCCGGCTGCCCCTTTGACCTAAAGGCGTTCATTTCCTTTTCGTTCGGGGCATAAACTTTCATTCCCTTTTCCTCGAGGAACTTTATCTGTTTAGCGTCTTGGGACTCGACCATTTGTCTGGTCATCACGTTGGCCTTATGGGCTGCTTCGGCTATCGCCTTTTGGTCGGCTTCGGGCAGTCCGTCAAAAAGATCGCCGTTTACCACCAAAAATTGGTCTGAATACTGAATGTTGGCCAAGGTCATGTATTTTTGCACCTCGTAAAGGCTTCCTATGATGATGTAGGTGGCGGGGTTCATCTGACCGTCGACTATGCCTGTTTTTAAGGCCATGTACAGCTCCGTCCAGGGGATGGGTATGCCGCTTGCGCCAAAGGCCTTATAAAGCGTCACTTGGCCTTCGTCCATTGCCCTGAACTTAAGCCCCTTGAAGTCGTCGGGGCTTTTAATCTCGCGCTTTGAGTTGGTAAAGGCAAGAAATCCTCCTTCTTCCACTGCCTCAAGCAGGACGGCGCCAGTGCGTTTTTTGAACTCCTCTTTTACCTTTGACCAATACTTGCCGGAGTCGAAGAATCGGTGGGCCGCCTTGTAGCTGTCGAACATGAAGGGAATCGATGCTGCGTAGGCTTCAGGCAATACGGGAGCTATGCCGGCGTATGACGCAACGTTTATGATGGGTTGGTTAAGCCCGCTCTTTGTCAAAAGCTGCATGCGTTCCTCTTCAGTGCCCAGCTGGCTGTCGGGGTAAAGCTCGATCTTGATCTTGCCCCCAAGCTTGTCCTCTACGAGCTTTTTGAAGTTGACTGCGTAATAGTGGACGGCGTTATTTACCTCGTCGGGCGGGCCGTTGTAAGACATCTTGATCGTCAGCGTCTTTGCCGTAGCAGACCCCGATATTGCTAACATAGACAGGACGGCGAGTAAACAGATAACAACACGCTTCATTTCTACCACTCCTCTTATGTATTTTTGTAACGTGAGCAAGTTTAAAATCATTATAATGAATTTATGCAATGCCGGTCAATGGAGGCCAAAACTTGCCACAAATTTTTTAAGGTTTCCCCCTTGTATTTTCCCTTTGGCACTGATATATTCTAAACTAACCGTTTGGCATAGTGTTCGAATTTAGGGTCAGGAGAATTTAGATGATTTTAGACAGTATGTGTCGTCATGTGGAAGTAAAAAGAATATTTGGAGATTGGTGGTGGCGTTAAAGCCGCCGCCGTAGCTCTTTTTGGGGCCACGGGGCGATAAAGTTCGCTTACGTGGCCCTTAGTTTATTTTAAGCTGACGTTAAGAGGGCCATGAAAATGGCCCTCTTAATTTTTTTTAAGGGGGGGAATGTAGCAATGGTCGATCTAAAGGTTGTCGTGGAAGAAGTCAGGGGCTTTTGCGATCTGCCGATGAAGCCCGGAGATTACTTCGAAGTAAGGGGAGGAGCGATAGTTATACCGGAAGGGGGAAAGGTTTGCCTGTGGGCGCTTCAAAGCCTTATGCCCCTTTTGCCGCTGAAACAAAGGAATATCGTCGAGGACAACGATTGGGTTCCCCATACGAACAAAATCATTTGCCCCGACCCCAAGGGGGGAGTGGTGTATCGCATTGAGCCGCTGGGGGCTAATTCGCATCCAAAGTCGGAAACACAAGATCTGCCCCTTCGCATAGTGGCTGATCCCTCAAAGTGTGTGGGATGCAGGGTCTGCGAACTGACATGCAGCTTTGTCCATGAAGGAGTTTATTGTCCCGACATGTCGCGCATAAGGGTGGAAAAGGACGAGTTGACGGGCAAAGACGAGCCCATAGCCTGTCATCAGTGCGGCACGGCACGGTGCGTACTGGCATGTCCCGTGGGAGCGCTTAAAAGAAACGCCGCTACAGGGGCGGTAGAGGTCGACGGCGATAAGTGCATAAGGTGCAAAGGCTGCGCCAAGGCGTGTCCCTTTGGGGCAATAAGGTTTCATCCCGAAAGCGGCCTTCCCATGATATGCGACCTTTGCGGAGGAGATCCCAAATGCGTCAAAGAGTGTGTGGCTAAAGCCCTGGAAGTACGGGAGAGGTAGGTGACGAACAGTGAAGGGTTCATACAGAAACAAAGTTTTGGACGTGGACCTTACTAGCGGAACGGCGAAGGTGGAGCCACTTTCGGAGATCTTGATCGAAACGTTTCTCGGGGGTAGGGGGTTTAACGTCAGGAGGTTTTTTGAGGAAGTGCCTCGCGAT is a window from the Acetomicrobium flavidum genome containing:
- a CDS encoding TRAP transporter substrate-binding protein — translated: MKRVVICLLAVLSMLAISGSATAKTLTIKMSYNGPPDEVNNAVHYYAVNFKKLVEDKLGGKIKIELYPDSQLGTEEERMQLLTKSGLNQPIINVASYAGIAPVLPEAYAASIPFMFDSYKAAHRFFDSGKYWSKVKEEFKKRTGAVLLEAVEEGGFLAFTNSKREIKSPDDFKGLKFRAMDEGQVTLYKAFGASGIPIPWTELYMALKTGIVDGQMNPATYIIIGSLYEVQKYMTLANIQYSDQFLVVNGDLFDGLPEADQKAIAEAAHKANVMTRQMVESQDAKQIKFLEEKGMKVYAPNEKEMNAFRSKGQPAYIEWLKATVDEKWLNMALEDAKTANEAVK
- a CDS encoding TRAP transporter small permease — encoded protein: MTKDILPKLSAAIERACAYISCSLLALNICDILMGVVSRYLFHTSFIWTEELARYTLIWMVMVGASCAHVRGDMMAIDFILPRLPVKLQRIFNVLKFIIGVIVLMLIVYFGAHNAIGTWNMRTMGLKIPKTIPLLSLPVGLGILLVEFVIYRKEVVGGDER
- a CDS encoding TRAP transporter large permease; this encodes MSLLLLLLFFFFLMLIGLPLYLALLSVAFAGIAVLGDASLLPVVSQQLFGGMDSFTLMAIPFFVLAGSLMNRSGLTDKLIDFSKLLVGSIRGGLGYVNIVAGIILAGVNGSAAADASALSSILIPAMKKEGYNQGYAAGLTAASSLIGPIIPPSIFMIIYASMTNTSIGGLFAAGIVPGLLLGLAYAVMNYFYSFRYGAPVSSGEERSQAKNILTQSITGLLAPIIIIGGIVTGVVTPTESGALAAAYCLLIGLFHTKKLDKGAIFGALYETVRTTSSIFLIMGAAQAVGWLLKWERIPQHFAGLLAGAGLASSPILLMLTFSAIIFVVGCFMEEVATLTLLTPIFYPLAMQAGIDPLHFGIVMTLNVTIALVTPPMGACNYIVSAVGKVPLSEVLKFIWPFIAVSLIVLVLIILFPVITIYIPKALGL
- a CDS encoding TIGR04076 family protein, coding for MVDLKVVVEEVRGFCDLPMKPGDYFEVRGGAIVIPEGGKVCLWALQSLMPLLPLKQRNIVEDNDWVPHTNKIICPDPKGGVVYRIEPLGANSHPKSETQDLPLRIVADPSKCVGCRVCELTCSFVHEGVYCPDMSRIRVEKDELTGKDEPIACHQCGTARCVLACPVGALKRNAATGAVEVDGDKCIRCKGCAKACPFGAIRFHPESGLPMICDLCGGDPKCVKECVAKALEVRER